From a region of the Constantimarinum furrinae genome:
- a CDS encoding glycogen/starch synthase yields MKDKRVLYVSSEVIPYLPETEISSMSFEAPRMVNNNGGQIRIFMPRYGNINERRHQLHEVIRLSGMNLVINDLDMPLIIKVASIPKERMQVYFIDNEDYFKRKATYADEEGNFFKDNDERAIFFAKGVIETVKKLNWSPDIIHVHGWLASFLPLYLRNYYGNEPLFENSKIVTSVYNQDFNETLNDKLIDKIMFDGIEEEDIAELKEPNYVNMMKIAIKNSDAAIIASEEIPEALSEYLDNLDKPVLKYHNMDEFSEAFLEFYQSKVLD; encoded by the coding sequence ATGAAAGATAAAAGAGTCTTGTATGTGTCTTCGGAAGTAATTCCTTACCTTCCCGAGACCGAGATTTCTTCAATGTCGTTTGAAGCTCCACGAATGGTTAACAACAATGGCGGACAGATTCGCATTTTCATGCCTCGGTATGGAAACATTAACGAGAGGAGACACCAGTTACATGAAGTTATTAGATTATCGGGAATGAACCTAGTGATCAATGACCTCGACATGCCATTAATTATAAAAGTTGCTTCTATTCCGAAAGAAAGAATGCAGGTTTATTTTATTGATAACGAAGATTACTTTAAACGTAAGGCTACCTATGCCGACGAGGAGGGTAATTTCTTTAAAGACAATGATGAACGGGCAATTTTCTTTGCAAAAGGAGTCATTGAAACCGTGAAAAAATTAAACTGGTCACCCGATATTATTCATGTTCACGGCTGGCTTGCATCTTTCTTGCCGTTATATCTTCGGAATTACTACGGAAACGAACCACTTTTTGAAAACAGTAAAATAGTTACTTCGGTATACAATCAAGACTTCAATGAAACGTTAAACGATAAGTTGATCGATAAGATCATGTTCGACGGAATTGAAGAAGAGGACATCGCAGAGTTAAAAGAGCCTAACTATGTGAACATGATGAAGATCGCTATTAAGAATTCGGATGCAGCCATCATTGCATCCGAAGAAATTCCGGAAGCATTGTCTGAGTATCTCGACAATTTGGATAAACCTGTGTTAAAGTATCACAATATGGATGAATTTTCGGAGGCGTTTTTAGAATTTTACCAATCCAAAGTATTGGATTAA
- the panC gene encoding pantoate--beta-alanine ligase: MVVYTDKKSLINKLNSFRENQKKIGFVPTMGALHQGHLSLIARSVDENEVTVVSIFVNPTQFDNPKDLAKYPRTLESDLKLIKTLAGNILVFNPSVSSLYNEKVTSKHFRYGGLENQMEGKHRKGHFDGVGTILSIFFRMINPHNAYFGQKDFQQLQIVKKLVEIEDLDVNIVGCPIVREPNGLAMSSRNKRLSQKQRKEASLLNEVLTEVKKKFKSHSIAELNTLVKERFLNSNMKLEYFEIANEDSLKTVKQKRKNKAYRAFLAAFAGEVRLIDNMALN, from the coding sequence ATGGTCGTTTACACCGACAAAAAATCCCTCATAAATAAACTTAATTCGTTTAGAGAGAATCAAAAAAAAATAGGCTTTGTCCCTACCATGGGTGCTTTACATCAAGGTCATCTATCGCTCATAGCCCGTTCTGTTGATGAAAACGAAGTGACGGTTGTAAGTATTTTTGTGAATCCCACGCAATTCGACAACCCTAAGGATCTGGCAAAATATCCCAGAACCCTGGAAAGCGACCTCAAATTAATTAAAACACTTGCAGGTAATATTTTGGTGTTTAATCCATCGGTTTCGAGCCTGTACAACGAAAAAGTGACCTCGAAACATTTTAGGTACGGCGGACTCGAAAACCAAATGGAGGGCAAACACCGGAAAGGACATTTTGACGGGGTAGGCACCATACTATCTATCTTTTTTAGGATGATCAATCCACACAATGCCTATTTCGGGCAAAAGGATTTTCAACAATTACAAATAGTAAAAAAACTGGTGGAGATCGAGGATCTGGATGTTAATATTGTGGGATGCCCTATAGTTAGAGAGCCGAATGGTCTTGCAATGAGTTCGAGAAATAAACGACTAAGTCAGAAACAGCGAAAAGAAGCATCGCTTTTGAACGAAGTACTTACCGAAGTGAAAAAAAAATTTAAGAGTCACAGTATTGCCGAACTCAATACATTGGTTAAGGAACGGTTTTTGAATAGCAATATGAAACTGGAGTATTTTGAGATCGCAAATGAGGACTCATTAAAAACGGTAAAACAAAAACGCAAGAACAAAGCCTATAGAGCATTTCTCGCCGCTTTTGCCGGGGAGGTTCGGTTAATAGATAATATGGCTTTAAATTAA
- the panD gene encoding aspartate 1-decarboxylase produces the protein MQIHVVKSKIHRVKVTGADLNYIGSITIDEDLMDAANIIEGEKIQIVNNNNGERLETYAIPGIRGSGEITLNGAAARKVAPGDILILITYALMDIEEAKKFKPALVFPNEENNLLS, from the coding sequence ATGCAAATACATGTAGTAAAATCGAAGATTCACAGAGTGAAAGTAACGGGTGCCGATCTTAATTATATCGGTAGTATTACTATAGATGAGGATCTTATGGATGCCGCCAACATTATTGAAGGTGAAAAAATACAGATCGTCAATAATAATAATGGCGAACGCCTTGAAACTTATGCCATTCCGGGAATACGGGGAAGTGGAGAGATCACTTTAAACGGGGCAGCTGCTCGAAAAGTAGCACCCGGTGATATCCTTATTCTTATCACCTATGCGCTCATGGATATCGAGGAGGCGAAAAAATTCAAGCCTGCACTGGTCTTTCCAAACGAAGAAAACAACCTACTCTCTTAA
- a CDS encoding lysylphosphatidylglycerol synthase transmembrane domain-containing protein, with amino-acid sequence MRPSLIKFLKIAIPLGLGVFLIWYSYNQFTPDQLSEIKTHFSNANYYFVILAVSLSIISHVFRAYRWSFMLQPMGYNPKLLNNFMAISIAYLMNIFIPKSGEISRAVVLSKYEQVPFEKGFGTIISERVVDLLFLLGFTLAALFMQFDELFTYLSEIIPVVKIVYAFAGLIVLGLLFLAFLKYSRSAFRQKVMAFVKGLKEGVLSIVKMKKKGMFIIHTFIIWGLYLLSFYTATFALDETSAISTGTLIIAFVVGSFSFAFTNSGFGSYPFFVAGILAVFGIATTVGTAFGWIVWTSNIVSLIIFGGLSLFMLPIYNRVIEE; translated from the coding sequence TTGAGACCTTCACTTATAAAATTCTTAAAAATTGCCATCCCTTTGGGATTGGGAGTTTTCTTGATATGGTATTCCTATAATCAGTTCACGCCCGATCAACTTTCGGAGATTAAAACCCATTTTTCGAACGCCAACTATTATTTTGTGATACTCGCAGTGTCCTTAAGTATAATAAGCCATGTGTTTAGAGCATATCGATGGAGTTTTATGCTGCAACCCATGGGATATAACCCAAAATTACTCAATAATTTTATGGCCATCTCCATTGCTTACTTAATGAACATTTTTATTCCGAAGAGTGGTGAGATATCCCGGGCTGTGGTCTTAAGTAAATACGAACAGGTGCCTTTTGAAAAAGGATTTGGCACCATCATTTCTGAAAGGGTCGTCGATCTTTTATTTCTACTTGGCTTTACCCTGGCTGCACTGTTTATGCAATTTGATGAGCTTTTCACATATCTGTCTGAAATCATTCCTGTAGTTAAGATCGTATATGCTTTTGCGGGATTAATCGTTTTAGGCCTTCTATTTTTGGCCTTTCTGAAGTATTCCCGATCGGCTTTTCGTCAAAAAGTAATGGCTTTTGTAAAAGGCCTGAAAGAAGGTGTTCTCAGTATTGTAAAAATGAAGAAAAAAGGGATGTTCATCATCCATACCTTTATTATCTGGGGGCTTTACTTATTGTCGTTTTATACCGCCACATTTGCCCTCGACGAAACTTCCGCGATCTCCACAGGAACCCTTATCATTGCTTTTGTAGTAGGAAGTTTTTCGTTTGCATTTACAAACAGCGGCTTTGGCTCATACCCTTTCTTTGTTGCCGGAATACTCGCTGTATTCGGAATTGCTACAACAGTGGGAACGGCTTTTGGATGGATCGTTTGGACCTCTAATATTGTGTCGCTTATCATTTTTGGAGGCCTATCATTGTTTATGCTTCCCATCTACAACAGAGTGATCGAAGAATAG
- a CDS encoding alpha/beta hydrolase — translation MRSFTTLIFCLLISVASIAQSRIIYEEFDSAKLGESRRLKIQLPRDYEANVEKVYPIVIVLDANYLFEPVAGNVDYYGYWEDMPESIVIGIMQGDSRYEDCSYDDTNFVPSDKGADFFEFIGLELIPYIDSNYRTAKFIIAVGHDFTANYINYYLFKDPPLFNGYISLSPDLAPMMDERLPQRIPAIESKIFYYLATGTDDIKDLMEISEALNKSLKPLDSKTFQYHYDNFEGATHYSLVARGIPSALEKIFSVYRPISKQEYSDVIMKMETPISQYLIDKYKTIEDLFGLTNAIRVNDYIATCTAAEKKNQWESLREIATMAKKDYPDTVLGDYYLGRYYEETGEPKKAMRTYQGAFDKEEVDFITVDLMLDRADKIKTEFGY, via the coding sequence ATGAGATCTTTTACTACCCTCATTTTTTGTCTTCTAATAAGTGTGGCCTCTATAGCACAGTCACGGATCATCTATGAAGAATTCGATTCGGCAAAACTTGGAGAAAGCCGAAGATTGAAAATTCAACTTCCCAGAGACTATGAAGCTAATGTCGAAAAAGTGTATCCCATCGTCATTGTACTGGATGCGAACTACCTTTTCGAACCGGTTGCAGGTAACGTAGATTATTACGGTTATTGGGAGGATATGCCCGAATCGATCGTAATTGGGATCATGCAGGGTGATTCAAGGTATGAGGATTGCAGCTACGACGACACCAACTTTGTACCCTCAGATAAAGGTGCAGATTTCTTTGAGTTTATCGGACTCGAACTCATTCCATATATAGACAGCAACTATCGTACTGCTAAATTTATAATCGCAGTGGGACACGACTTTACAGCAAATTATATTAACTACTACCTCTTTAAAGATCCCCCGTTGTTCAACGGTTATATAAGTCTGAGTCCGGATCTCGCTCCCATGATGGATGAGCGTCTTCCACAACGAATACCGGCAATTGAATCTAAGATCTTCTACTATCTGGCAACCGGAACCGACGATATTAAGGATCTCATGGAAATTTCAGAAGCATTAAACAAATCTCTAAAACCTCTGGACAGTAAGACCTTTCAGTATCATTACGATAATTTTGAAGGCGCCACCCACTATTCACTGGTCGCTCGTGGAATCCCTTCAGCTTTAGAAAAAATATTTTCAGTATACCGCCCCATAAGTAAGCAGGAATATTCAGATGTTATAATGAAGATGGAAACACCCATCTCTCAATATCTTATCGATAAGTATAAAACGATTGAGGATCTCTTCGGATTAACCAATGCTATTCGGGTTAATGACTATATAGCGACCTGTACCGCCGCTGAAAAGAAGAACCAATGGGAATCGCTGCGGGAGATTGCGACCATGGCCAAAAAGGACTATCCAGATACCGTTCTGGGAGATTATTATTTAGGTCGTTACTACGAAGAAACGGGCGAACCTAAAAAAGCCATGCGTACGTACCAGGGGGCATTCGATAAGGAAGAAGTTGACTTTATCACCGTAGATCTTATGCTGGACAGAGCAGATAAGATCAAAACAGAATTTGGTTATTAA